The Taeniopygia guttata chromosome 22, bTaeGut7.mat, whole genome shotgun sequence genome has a window encoding:
- the SLC25A37 gene encoding mitoferrin-1 isoform X1, with amino-acid sequence MELSCAMAGSSAAPPGPGPPAATGLMESDDYESLPSGVALGTHMVAGAVAGIMEHTIMYPVDSVKTRMQSLQPDPKAQYRSVYEALKKMVLTEGFWRPLRGINVTMLGAGPAHALYFACYEKMKKSLSDIFQPGGNSHLANGIAGSAATLLHDAVMNPAEVVKQRLQMFNSPYTSVLGCVRTVQRTEGFGAFYRSYTTQLTMNVPFQAIHFITYELVQEHLNPHRHYHPQSHIVAGALAGAVAAAATTPLDVCKTLLNTQENTALSSLKIKGHLSGMANAFSTVYQLGGVPGFFKGVQARVIYQMPSTAIAWSVYEFFKYFLTKQALEKKSSS; translated from the exons ATGGAGCTGAGCTGCGCCATGGCGGGCAGCTCtgccgccccgccgggccccgggCCCCCCGCCGCCACCGGGCTGATGGAGAGCGATGACTACGAGAGCCTGCCCAGCGGCGTCGCGCTCGGCACGCACATGGTGGCCGGGGCGGTGGCGGGGATCATGGAGCACACCATCATGTACCCCGTGGACTCGGTCAAG ACACGGATGCAGAGCCTGCAGCCGGACCCCAAAGCCCAGTACAGGAGCGTGTACGAAGCTCTCAAGAAGATGGTGCTGACCGAGGGCTTCTGGAGGCCTTTACGAGGGATTAATGTCACCATGCTGGGGGCTGGCCCTGCCCACGCCTTGTACTTCGCCTGCTACgagaaaatgaaaaagtctCTCAGTGATATTTTCCAGCCAGGAGGAAACAGCCACTTGGCCAatg GCATCGCGGGGAGCGCGGCCACGCTGCTGCACGACGCCGTGATGAATCCTGCCGAAG TGGTGAAGCAGAGGCTGCAGATGTTCAACTCTCCGTACACGTCGGTGCTGGGCTGCGTGCGGACGGTGCAGAGGACCGAAGGCTTTGGAGCCTTCTACCGCAGCTACACCACGCAGCTGACCATGAACGTGCCCTTCCAGGCCATCCACTTCATCACCTACGAGCTGGTGCAGGAGCACCTGAACCCCCACCGCCACTACCACCCCCAGTCCCACATCGTGGCCGGCGCCCTGGCCGGAGCCgtggccgccgccgccaccacGCCGCTGGACGTGTGCAAGACGCTGCTCAACACGCAGGAGAACACGGCCCTGAGCTCCCTCAAGATCAAGGGGCACCTGTCGGGCATGGCCAACGCCTTCAGCACCGTCTACCAGCTGGGAGGGGTGCCCGGCTTCTTCAAGGGCGTCCAAGCTCGGGTCATTTACCAGATGCCCTCCACGGCCATCGCCTGGTCCGTGTACGAGTTCTTCAAGTACTTCCTCACCAAGCAGGCGCTGGAGAAGAAATCCTCCTCGTGA
- the SLC25A37 gene encoding mitoferrin-1 isoform X2, with protein sequence MELSCAMAGSSAAPPGPGPPAATGLMESDDYESLPSGVALGTHMVAGAVAGIMEHTIMYPVDSVKTRMQSLQPDPKAQYRSVYEALKKMVLTEGFWRPLRGINVTMLGAGPAHALYFACYEKMKKSLSDIFQPGGNSHLANVVKQRLQMFNSPYTSVLGCVRTVQRTEGFGAFYRSYTTQLTMNVPFQAIHFITYELVQEHLNPHRHYHPQSHIVAGALAGAVAAAATTPLDVCKTLLNTQENTALSSLKIKGHLSGMANAFSTVYQLGGVPGFFKGVQARVIYQMPSTAIAWSVYEFFKYFLTKQALEKKSSS encoded by the exons ATGGAGCTGAGCTGCGCCATGGCGGGCAGCTCtgccgccccgccgggccccgggCCCCCCGCCGCCACCGGGCTGATGGAGAGCGATGACTACGAGAGCCTGCCCAGCGGCGTCGCGCTCGGCACGCACATGGTGGCCGGGGCGGTGGCGGGGATCATGGAGCACACCATCATGTACCCCGTGGACTCGGTCAAG ACACGGATGCAGAGCCTGCAGCCGGACCCCAAAGCCCAGTACAGGAGCGTGTACGAAGCTCTCAAGAAGATGGTGCTGACCGAGGGCTTCTGGAGGCCTTTACGAGGGATTAATGTCACCATGCTGGGGGCTGGCCCTGCCCACGCCTTGTACTTCGCCTGCTACgagaaaatgaaaaagtctCTCAGTGATATTTTCCAGCCAGGAGGAAACAGCCACTTGGCCAatg TGGTGAAGCAGAGGCTGCAGATGTTCAACTCTCCGTACACGTCGGTGCTGGGCTGCGTGCGGACGGTGCAGAGGACCGAAGGCTTTGGAGCCTTCTACCGCAGCTACACCACGCAGCTGACCATGAACGTGCCCTTCCAGGCCATCCACTTCATCACCTACGAGCTGGTGCAGGAGCACCTGAACCCCCACCGCCACTACCACCCCCAGTCCCACATCGTGGCCGGCGCCCTGGCCGGAGCCgtggccgccgccgccaccacGCCGCTGGACGTGTGCAAGACGCTGCTCAACACGCAGGAGAACACGGCCCTGAGCTCCCTCAAGATCAAGGGGCACCTGTCGGGCATGGCCAACGCCTTCAGCACCGTCTACCAGCTGGGAGGGGTGCCCGGCTTCTTCAAGGGCGTCCAAGCTCGGGTCATTTACCAGATGCCCTCCACGGCCATCGCCTGGTCCGTGTACGAGTTCTTCAAGTACTTCCTCACCAAGCAGGCGCTGGAGAAGAAATCCTCCTCGTGA